In the Azospirillum ramasamyi genome, one interval contains:
- a CDS encoding PQQ-dependent sugar dehydrogenase → MRSTLTLSAALLAAFAATPSLAQSGAGPVVKTVQTSAGPVAVSRFADGLERPWGIDFLPDGRALVTEKPGRLRIMAPDGSLSAPLAGTPKVLVLGQGGLMDVAVDPQFAQNRTIYLAYAEPGDNGLSGTALGRGILTDGGIEDFQVIFRQSPKTDGGHHYGTRIVFSPDGHIFLTLGERNKMTPAQDRNATLGKVVRLNRDGSLPKDNPFAAEGKVAGTVWSYGHRNIEAAAIDPRTGSLWIAEMGPAGGDELNRPEAGKNYGWPLVSWGNHYDGRDIPDPPTRKEFTDAVIHWTPVISPSGMAFYQGDLFPNWQGSALIGGLSARGLVRVAIDGTTAKEVERIPLDARIRDVAQGPDGALYVITDASDGAVLRLAPAK, encoded by the coding sequence ATGCGCAGCACCCTGACCCTGTCGGCCGCCCTTCTCGCCGCCTTTGCAGCCACGCCCTCCCTGGCCCAGTCGGGCGCCGGGCCGGTGGTAAAAACCGTCCAGACCAGCGCCGGCCCTGTGGCGGTCAGCCGGTTCGCCGACGGGCTGGAACGGCCTTGGGGCATCGACTTCCTGCCGGACGGCCGGGCGCTGGTGACGGAAAAGCCGGGAAGGCTGCGCATCATGGCGCCGGACGGCTCGCTCTCCGCCCCGCTTGCCGGCACGCCAAAGGTCTTGGTCCTGGGCCAGGGCGGTCTGATGGACGTGGCGGTCGATCCGCAATTCGCGCAGAACCGCACCATCTATCTCGCCTATGCCGAGCCCGGCGACAACGGCTTATCGGGAACCGCTCTCGGGCGCGGCATTCTGACCGACGGCGGGATCGAGGATTTCCAGGTGATCTTCCGCCAGTCGCCCAAGACGGATGGCGGCCATCATTACGGCACCCGCATCGTCTTCTCGCCGGACGGCCACATCTTCCTGACGCTGGGCGAGCGCAACAAGATGACCCCGGCACAGGACCGCAATGCCACGCTGGGCAAGGTGGTGCGCCTGAACCGCGACGGCTCGCTGCCCAAGGACAACCCCTTCGCCGCCGAAGGCAAGGTGGCCGGCACCGTCTGGTCCTACGGCCACCGCAACATCGAGGCGGCGGCCATCGACCCGCGCACCGGCTCGCTGTGGATCGCGGAGATGGGACCGGCGGGCGGCGACGAGCTGAACCGGCCGGAGGCCGGCAAGAATTACGGCTGGCCGCTGGTCAGCTGGGGCAATCACTATGACGGCCGCGACATCCCCGATCCGCCGACCCGCAAGGAGTTCACCGATGCGGTCATCCACTGGACGCCGGTGATCTCGCCGTCCGGCATGGCCTTCTACCAGGGCGACCTGTTCCCCAACTGGCAGGGCAGCGCCCTGATCGGCGGACTGAGCGCCAGGGGCCTTGTGCGGGTCGCCATCGACGGCACCACCGCGAAGGAGGTGGAGCGCATTCCGCTCGACGCGCGCATCCGCGATGTGGCACAGGGTCCGGACGGCGCCCTCTACGTCATCACCGATGCTTCCGACGGCGCGGTCCTGCGGCTGGCGCCCGCGAAATAG
- a CDS encoding NAD(P)/FAD-dependent oxidoreductase codes for MRERIECDVAVVGGGIVGGSAALFLRQASLSVTLLERDWCGAKASGVNFGGVRRQGRPLEQLPLSQRAHAVWGRLPELLGTDAEYIRSGHLKLARSEADLDALIAYRERSQGFGLGLEIIQGEEFRRRWPALGDRAIGGSLCPEDGHANPRLVSPAFARAAAAAGAAVREQTPVDRVEKDGDRFVLLSGDKLEVHSRFLLNTAGAWSWRVAEAFGEPVPLESLHPNMAVTEPLPRFLDVNIGVEGGGVYGRQVPRGNMVVGGGRGFALDADRARPQRDAVLTLMRDAAELFPQLRHAHVIRCWTGVEGYTPDRNPIIGPSRTTPGLFHAFGFSGAGFQIGPGVGQTLAELVATGETPMPLEAFRIDRFPPLASKQTA; via the coding sequence ATGCGGGAGCGTATCGAGTGTGACGTCGCCGTCGTCGGCGGCGGGATCGTCGGCGGGTCGGCGGCGCTGTTCCTGCGCCAGGCCAGCCTGTCGGTGACGCTGCTGGAGCGCGACTGGTGCGGCGCCAAGGCGAGCGGCGTCAATTTCGGCGGCGTGCGCCGGCAGGGCCGCCCGCTGGAGCAGCTGCCGCTGTCCCAGCGCGCCCATGCCGTCTGGGGCCGCCTGCCGGAACTGCTGGGCACCGACGCCGAATACATCCGCTCCGGCCATCTGAAGCTGGCGCGCAGCGAGGCCGACCTCGATGCGCTGATCGCCTATCGCGAGCGCAGCCAGGGCTTCGGCCTGGGGCTGGAGATCATCCAGGGCGAGGAGTTCCGCCGGCGCTGGCCGGCGCTGGGCGACCGGGCCATCGGCGGGTCGCTCTGCCCGGAGGACGGCCACGCCAACCCGCGCCTGGTCTCCCCCGCCTTCGCCCGCGCCGCCGCGGCGGCGGGCGCGGCGGTGCGTGAACAGACGCCGGTCGACCGGGTGGAGAAAGACGGCGACCGCTTCGTCCTGCTGAGCGGTGATAAGCTGGAGGTCCACTCCCGCTTCCTGCTGAACACCGCCGGCGCCTGGTCCTGGCGGGTGGCGGAAGCCTTCGGCGAGCCGGTGCCGCTGGAATCGCTCCATCCCAACATGGCGGTGACGGAGCCGCTGCCCCGCTTCCTCGACGTCAACATCGGGGTGGAGGGCGGCGGCGTCTATGGCCGGCAGGTGCCGCGCGGCAACATGGTGGTCGGCGGCGGGCGTGGTTTCGCGCTGGACGCCGACCGCGCCCGGCCGCAGCGCGACGCCGTGCTGACGCTGATGCGCGACGCGGCGGAGCTGTTCCCGCAGCTGCGCCACGCCCACGTCATCCGCTGCTGGACCGGGGTGGAGGGCTACACGCCCGACCGCAATCCGATCATCGGCCCCAGCCGCACCACGCCCGGCCTGTTCCACGCCTTCGGCTTCTCCGGCGCCGGTTTCCAGATCGGCCCCGGCGTCGGCCAGACCCTGGCCGAACTGGTCGCCACCGGCGAGACTCCGATGCCGCTGGAGGCTTTCCGCATCGACCGTTTTCCGCCCTTAGCATCCAAACAGACCGCCTAA
- a CDS encoding NAD(P)-dependent alcohol dehydrogenase produces MVMMKAAVFVEPGRIVLDDKPIPDVGPLDALIRITTTTICGTDIHILKGEYPVNRGLTIGHEPVGIIEKLGSAVSGYREGQRVIAGAITPSGHSNACQCGCPSQDGPDTAHGLKLLGGWRFGNTIDGAQAEYLLVPDAMNNLARVPDELTDEEVLMCPDIMSTGFSGAERGDIRIGDTVAVFAQGPIGLCATAGAKLKGATSIIAVDAVPARMVMAKRMGADHVVNFREVDPVEEIMRLTDGRGVDVAIEALGTQATFEAALRVLRPGGTLSSLGVYSSDLRLPLGPFAAGLGDHTIVTSLCPGGKERMRRLLEVVASGRVDLKPLVTHRFTLDRIEEAYDLFGHQRDGVLKVAITP; encoded by the coding sequence ATGGTCATGATGAAAGCGGCAGTGTTCGTCGAACCGGGCCGCATCGTGCTGGACGACAAACCGATCCCCGATGTCGGGCCGCTTGACGCGCTGATCCGCATCACCACGACGACGATCTGCGGAACCGACATCCACATCCTGAAGGGGGAGTACCCGGTCAATCGCGGCCTGACCATCGGGCATGAGCCGGTCGGCATCATCGAGAAGCTTGGCTCCGCCGTCAGCGGCTATCGCGAGGGGCAGCGGGTGATCGCCGGGGCCATCACCCCCAGCGGCCACAGCAACGCCTGCCAATGCGGCTGCCCCTCCCAGGACGGCCCAGACACCGCCCATGGTCTGAAGTTGCTGGGCGGCTGGCGCTTCGGCAACACCATCGACGGCGCCCAGGCCGAATATCTGCTGGTGCCGGACGCGATGAACAACCTCGCCCGCGTCCCCGACGAACTGACGGACGAAGAGGTGCTGATGTGCCCCGACATCATGTCCACCGGCTTCTCCGGGGCTGAGCGCGGCGACATCCGCATCGGCGACACGGTGGCGGTCTTCGCCCAGGGGCCCATCGGGCTGTGTGCCACCGCCGGGGCCAAGCTGAAGGGCGCCACCTCCATCATCGCCGTCGACGCCGTGCCGGCGCGGATGGTGATGGCGAAGCGAATGGGCGCCGATCACGTGGTCAACTTCCGCGAGGTCGATCCGGTCGAGGAGATCATGCGGCTGACCGACGGCCGCGGCGTCGATGTCGCCATCGAGGCGCTGGGCACCCAGGCGACCTTCGAGGCGGCGCTGCGCGTCCTGCGGCCGGGCGGAACGCTGTCCAGCCTGGGCGTCTATTCAAGCGACCTGCGCCTGCCGCTGGGACCGTTCGCGGCGGGGCTGGGCGACCATACCATCGTCACCTCGCTCTGCCCCGGCGGCAAGGAGCGGATGCGCCGGCTGTTGGAGGTCGTCGCCTCCGGCCGGGTGGACCTGAAGCCGCTGGTCACCCACCGCTTCACGCTGGACCGGATCGAGGAGGCCTACGACCTGTTCGGCCACCAGCGCGACGGCGTGCTGAAGGTGGCGATCACTCCCTAG
- the groES gene encoding co-chaperone GroES — protein MKFKPLHDRVLVRRVESDTKTKGGIIIPDTAKEKPQEGEVIAVGAGARDEAGKLMALDVKPGDRVLFGKWSGTEVKIDGEDFLIIKESDILGVIEGAAEPAEKTARKAA, from the coding sequence ATGAAGTTCAAACCGCTTCACGACCGCGTTCTGGTCCGCCGCGTCGAATCCGACACCAAGACGAAGGGCGGCATCATCATCCCCGACACCGCCAAGGAAAAGCCGCAGGAAGGCGAGGTCATCGCCGTCGGCGCGGGCGCGCGGGACGAGGCCGGCAAGCTGATGGCCCTCGACGTGAAGCCCGGCGACCGCGTGCTGTTCGGCAAATGGTCCGGCACCGAGGTGAAGATCGACGGCGAGGATTTCCTGATCATAAAGGAGAGCGACATCCTCGGCGTGATCGAGGGCGCCGCCGAACCCGCCGAGAAGACCGCCCGGAAAGCTGCGTAA
- a CDS encoding ABC transporter substrate-binding protein: MPTLRSLSLTGLATVAITAAAALSTPAAAQTKTVYIGMNGGTMEKTYTEHVFPAFEKATGIKVVVVPGTSSDILAKLQAQKDNPQMHVVFLDDGLMYRAIGMGLCQKMEPSPVLDQVYPSARLKGDMAVGVNMGMTGLAYNKAMFEANGWAPPTSWMDLADAKYKGKIVVQSAASSSFGLHAFLMYNRIKGGSETNVDPGFTTWRKTIGPNVLEYIPSSAKIAEMVQTNEAAIFPLTPTGVGTLKAKGIPVEYVQPKEGSVVLMVGQCVVAKNPDNEAAQKLAAYLLSPEAQLAALQYGAQIPSNTTVKPPADVAEDMNRFQGYMKTAIPVDWDVINEKRPEWNQRWNKEIER, encoded by the coding sequence ATGCCCACCTTGCGTTCCCTGTCGCTCACCGGTCTCGCCACGGTTGCCATCACCGCCGCCGCCGCGCTGTCGACTCCCGCCGCCGCCCAGACCAAGACGGTCTATATCGGCATGAACGGCGGCACGATGGAGAAGACCTACACCGAGCATGTCTTCCCCGCCTTCGAGAAGGCGACCGGCATCAAGGTGGTGGTCGTCCCCGGCACCTCGTCGGACATCCTCGCCAAGCTGCAGGCGCAGAAGGACAATCCGCAGATGCACGTCGTCTTCCTGGACGACGGGCTGATGTACCGCGCCATCGGCATGGGCCTGTGCCAGAAGATGGAACCGTCGCCGGTGCTGGACCAGGTCTATCCGTCGGCCCGCCTGAAGGGCGACATGGCGGTCGGCGTCAACATGGGCATGACCGGCCTCGCCTATAACAAGGCGATGTTCGAGGCGAATGGCTGGGCGCCGCCGACCAGCTGGATGGATCTGGCCGACGCCAAGTACAAGGGCAAGATCGTCGTCCAGTCCGCCGCCAGCAGCTCCTTCGGCCTGCACGCCTTCCTGATGTACAACCGCATCAAGGGCGGCAGCGAGACCAACGTCGATCCGGGCTTCACCACCTGGCGCAAGACCATCGGCCCGAACGTGCTGGAATACATCCCCAGCTCCGCCAAGATCGCGGAGATGGTGCAGACCAACGAGGCGGCCATCTTCCCGCTGACCCCGACCGGCGTCGGCACGCTGAAGGCCAAGGGCATCCCGGTGGAGTATGTCCAGCCCAAGGAAGGCTCGGTCGTCCTGATGGTCGGCCAATGCGTCGTCGCCAAGAACCCCGACAACGAGGCCGCGCAGAAGCTTGCCGCCTATCTGCTGAGCCCGGAAGCGCAGCTGGCCGCCCTGCAGTACGGCGCGCAGATCCCGTCCAACACCACGGTCAAGCCGCCGGCCGACGTTGCCGAAGACATGAACAGGTTCCAGGGCTACATGAAGACCGCCATACCGGTGGACTGGGACGTCATCAACGAGAAGCGCCCGGAATGGAACCAGCGCTGGAACAAGGAAATCGAACGGTAA
- a CDS encoding sensor histidine kinase, which translates to MPRSAWARYGITIALVGLTALVRHMLDPLLFKYPFLVFIPTIFLVSILFDRVSGLLAVILSGVCSAWFFMKPEGLLWIMDPGDRLAFLIYMALGFGIAVVADALHRANEQLRQSGEQLSAVNEEKELMLHEIHHRIRNDLQQICAQLMLAAHRSGNPQEIVSGTIERIGVLARVYVRLRRVEGVTVVNSKEFLESLVEELQLGVVGVRPVAVNAEVEDVVLDMGVAIAVGTIANELITNALKYAFPDGRTGRIDLSFRREGRDCVLRVCDNGVGILSDKPQGTGLGGKIMQQLAQQLRGSLEIRPQPKEGVKATLRFPLPEAGKPFVH; encoded by the coding sequence TTGCCGCGTTCCGCCTGGGCACGTTACGGAATTACAATTGCGCTGGTCGGTCTGACGGCGCTGGTGCGCCACATGCTCGATCCGCTCCTTTTCAAATATCCGTTTCTCGTCTTCATTCCCACCATCTTCCTGGTTTCAATTCTGTTCGACCGCGTATCGGGGCTTTTGGCCGTGATCCTGTCGGGAGTGTGCTCGGCCTGGTTCTTCATGAAGCCGGAGGGCTTGCTGTGGATCATGGATCCGGGCGACCGGCTGGCCTTCCTCATCTATATGGCGTTGGGATTCGGCATCGCCGTGGTCGCGGACGCCCTGCACCGGGCAAACGAGCAGCTCCGCCAATCCGGGGAGCAGCTGTCGGCGGTCAACGAGGAAAAGGAGCTGATGCTGCACGAGATCCACCATCGGATCCGCAACGATCTGCAGCAGATCTGCGCCCAACTGATGCTGGCCGCCCACCGCTCGGGAAATCCGCAGGAGATCGTCAGCGGCACCATAGAGCGCATCGGTGTGTTGGCCCGGGTCTATGTCCGCCTCCGCCGTGTCGAGGGCGTCACCGTCGTCAATTCCAAGGAGTTCCTGGAAAGCCTGGTGGAGGAGCTCCAGCTCGGCGTGGTCGGGGTGCGGCCGGTGGCGGTCAATGCCGAGGTGGAGGATGTCGTGCTGGACATGGGCGTCGCCATCGCGGTCGGCACCATCGCCAACGAGCTGATCACCAATGCATTGAAATACGCCTTTCCCGACGGCCGCACCGGCCGGATCGACCTCAGCTTCCGCAGGGAGGGGAGGGACTGCGTGCTGCGCGTCTGCGACAACGGCGTCGGTATCTTATCCGACAAGCCGCAAGGGACCGGGCTGGGCGGCAAGATCATGCAGCAACTGGCCCAGCAGCTGCGCGGCAGCCTGGAGATCCGGCCGCAGCCGAAGGAGGGGGTGAAGGCAACCCTGCGCTTTCCCCTGCCGGAAGCGGGCAAGCCGTTCGTCCACTGA
- a CDS encoding GNAT family N-acetyltransferase, with protein MRIRDYRPSDAPVLAQIYARSVRGIGPRFYTPEQVEAWAASAPTVARVRQAYGDGRIALVAVDDDDRPVGFSDVEPDGHINFLYCAPEAAGRGVMSALVDLLEQRAAALGYRRLHVEASEAARPFLLRRGFTLLARRELRIGGVPIHNYAMEKRLGTGGE; from the coding sequence ATGAGGATCCGCGATTACCGACCGTCAGACGCCCCTGTGCTGGCGCAGATCTACGCCCGTTCCGTCCGCGGCATCGGCCCGCGCTTCTACACTCCCGAGCAGGTGGAGGCCTGGGCGGCGTCCGCGCCGACGGTGGCGCGGGTGCGGCAGGCCTATGGCGACGGGCGCATCGCCCTGGTCGCGGTGGACGACGACGACCGGCCGGTTGGTTTCAGCGACGTGGAGCCGGACGGCCACATCAACTTCCTCTACTGCGCCCCGGAGGCGGCGGGACGGGGCGTGATGTCGGCGCTTGTCGACCTGCTGGAGCAGCGCGCCGCGGCCTTGGGCTATCGCCGCCTGCATGTGGAGGCGAGCGAGGCCGCCCGCCCCTTCCTCCTGCGCCGCGGCTTCACCCTGCTGGCCCGCCGCGAGCTGCGGATCGGCGGCGTGCCGATCCACAACTATGCGATGGAGAAGCGGTTGGGAACGGGCGGAGAATAG
- the groL gene encoding chaperonin GroEL (60 kDa chaperone family; promotes refolding of misfolded polypeptides especially under stressful conditions; forms two stacked rings of heptamers to form a barrel-shaped 14mer; ends can be capped by GroES; misfolded proteins enter the barrel where they are refolded when GroES binds) has translation MAAKDVKFGSTARDKMLRGVDILADAVKVTLGPKGRNVVIEKSFGAPRITKDGVSVAKEIELADKFENMGAQMLREVASKTADLAGDGTTTATVLAQAIVREGAKSVAAGINPMDLKRGIDMAVDAVVTELKARSKKVTTNEEIAQVGTISANGDREIGDMLARAMEKVGNEGVITVEEAKSLETELDVVEGMQFDRGYTSPYFVTNAEKMQVELDDPYILIHDKKLSGIQAIVPVLEKVVQSGKPLLIIAEEVEGEALATLVVNRLRGGLKVAAVKAPGFGDRRKAMLEDIAILTGGQVISEDVGIKLDSVTIDMLGRAGKVVITKDNTTIVNGVGSSDDIKARCTQIRQQIEETTSDYDREKLQERLAKLAGGVAVIRVGGATEVEVKERKDRVDDAMHATRAAVEEGILPGGGVALARAVAVLESVKPANDDQRVGVEIVRRALSAPVRQIAANAGVDGSIIVGKLHDSKEYSVGYDAAKGEWCDLVKTGIIDPAKVVRTALQDAASVAGLLITTEAMVAQLPEKKPAVPAPGADMDF, from the coding sequence ATGGCTGCGAAGGACGTGAAGTTCGGCTCCACCGCCCGCGACAAGATGCTGCGCGGCGTGGACATCCTGGCCGATGCCGTGAAGGTCACTCTCGGCCCGAAGGGCCGCAACGTGGTGATCGAGAAATCGTTCGGCGCCCCGCGCATCACCAAGGACGGCGTGTCGGTCGCCAAGGAAATCGAGCTGGCCGACAAGTTCGAGAACATGGGCGCGCAGATGCTGCGCGAGGTGGCGTCGAAGACCGCCGATCTGGCCGGTGACGGCACCACCACCGCCACCGTGCTGGCCCAGGCCATCGTCCGCGAGGGCGCCAAGTCGGTCGCCGCCGGCATCAACCCGATGGACCTCAAGCGCGGCATCGACATGGCGGTCGACGCCGTGGTGACCGAACTGAAGGCCCGCTCCAAGAAGGTGACCACCAACGAGGAAATCGCCCAGGTCGGCACCATCTCCGCCAACGGCGACCGCGAGATCGGCGACATGCTGGCCCGCGCGATGGAGAAGGTCGGCAACGAGGGCGTCATCACGGTCGAGGAGGCCAAGAGCCTGGAGACCGAGCTAGATGTCGTCGAAGGCATGCAGTTCGACCGCGGCTACACCTCGCCCTACTTCGTCACCAACGCCGAGAAGATGCAGGTGGAGCTGGATGATCCCTACATCCTGATCCACGACAAGAAGCTGTCCGGCATCCAGGCCATCGTCCCGGTGCTGGAGAAGGTGGTGCAGTCGGGCAAGCCGCTGCTGATCATCGCCGAGGAGGTGGAGGGCGAGGCGCTGGCGACCCTGGTGGTCAACCGCCTGCGCGGCGGTCTGAAGGTCGCGGCGGTGAAGGCCCCCGGCTTCGGCGACCGCCGCAAGGCCATGCTGGAGGACATCGCCATCCTCACCGGCGGCCAGGTGATCAGCGAGGATGTCGGCATCAAGCTGGACAGCGTCACCATCGACATGCTGGGCCGCGCCGGCAAGGTGGTCATCACCAAGGACAACACCACCATCGTCAACGGTGTCGGGTCGTCGGACGACATCAAGGCCCGCTGCACCCAGATCCGCCAGCAGATCGAGGAGACGACCTCCGACTACGACCGCGAGAAGCTGCAGGAGCGGCTGGCCAAGCTGGCCGGCGGCGTCGCGGTGATCCGCGTCGGCGGCGCCACCGAGGTCGAGGTGAAGGAGCGCAAGGACCGCGTCGACGACGCCATGCACGCCACCCGCGCGGCGGTCGAGGAAGGCATTCTGCCGGGCGGCGGCGTGGCGCTCGCCCGTGCGGTCGCGGTGCTGGAGTCCGTCAAGCCGGCCAACGACGACCAGCGCGTCGGCGTGGAGATCGTGCGCCGGGCGCTGAGCGCGCCGGTCCGCCAGATCGCCGCCAATGCCGGGGTCGACGGCTCGATCATCGTCGGCAAGCTGCACGACAGCAAGGAGTACAGCGTCGGTTACGACGCGGCCAAGGGCGAATGGTGCGATCTGGTGAAGACCGGCATCATCGACCCGGCCAAGGTGGTGCGCACCGCGCTGCAGGACGCGGCCTCCGTCGCCGGCCTGCTGATCACCACCGAGGCGATGGTCGCCCAGCTGCCGGAGAAGAAGCCCGCGGTTCCGGCGCCCGGCGCCGATATGGACTTCTGA